In bacterium, the DNA window CGACGAAGACATCGTCAAACGTAATGTTCACGAATGCCTTCAACTTGTCCTCGTCCCGAAGGTTAATGTGAATCTCCGTAATGGTCACAACACAACCCTCTGCTTCCCATGCGAGAATGACCTATCCCAATGTCTTTCGAGTGCGAGCCACGGCGCGGCTCATCGTGACACGCACTTTCTCACGGGCAAGTTTGTGAGCAGCCTCACTTGCCTGTTCTTGGCTTTCAAAAACCCCGAAAACGGTAGAGCCGCTTCCCGAGAGCAGGGCGTACCTTGCCCCCGCCTCAAGAAGCTGGTCTCGGATTAGCCGGAGTGCCGGAACCTTGTGGAAAACTATAATTTCCAAATCGTTAAGAGGGGATGTTTCAGGGTATACCCCGCCCTTTTCGGCAAGCTGCAGAGGACTAAATATAACATTCTTCTCCACTTCTGTCAAGCGCTGCTGAAACTCGGCGAAGACGTGGGCTGTTGACGAACCGTAGGGGGGTGTGACGAGAAGGAACACTCCTTCAGCGCGCCCTTCCAGTGGTGTGACAATATCTCCCCGTCCATTTGCCCTTGCCAGCCCGCCTGTCAGGAAGAACGGGCAGTCCGCTCCAAGCTCCCGAGCAAGAGGCATCAGGCTTGAGAGTGGCCAAGAAAGTCCCCAAAGGTGATTCAGACCGATAAGAGCTATGGCGGCATTAGACGACCCGCCTCCCACCCCACCCTGGATTGGGAGGCGCTTATGGAGCACTACTGACCCCGTCAAAGGCAACGATCCAGCCCTCGCAAGCAGCCGCGCAGCCCGAACCACAAGATTTGAATCGTCTGAGGGCAGATCTGCGCCCTCCGTTCTGACGGTGAACTCACGCGACTGGCGGAATTCGAGCTCGTCGTACCAGTCCAACTCCTGAAAAACTGTCTCCAGCTCGTGGTAACCGTCTTCCCGCTTGCCGAGCACGCGCAGCGAAAGGTTGACTTTTGCAGGCGATCTCAGAGCAAAGCCATCTGAGAGTTCCGTGTAATCAGGATACGACAGTGTGAACGGGGGCGTCATGCGGATGAGGTGAAATAAGACGGCTCCGCACATGATTCTGTACGGAGCCACTTTGTGAAAGCAGAACTTTGCGTCAGGTCATCTCGGAAACATCAGAAGAAGAGCGCTGCGTGCTGTGATCCCGCGATACTTTGCGCTTTTTCTTCTTTGCTCCGGATTCTGAACCGTAGTAGTAATAATACTGGTAATAGTGGAAGTAGTAATAATAGGACCCGTACATCTTCTTAATGTCCAGTCCATTCAACACCACGCCCAAAACATGTGAACCAACATTCTGAATCAGGTTGATCGCCCGCTTCAACTCGGAACGACCAGTCATCCCGGAACTTACGACAACGATAGTCGCGTCGGCACGTGTGGTCAAAATTGCTGCATCAGTAACAGCGACGACGGGGGGGCTATCCAGCAGCACAATATCGTACCGCGCGCGCGCCTCATCCAGAAATGCCTTCATACGCTCTGAACCAACCATTTCGGCAGGATTTGGAGGAATATCGCCTGCCGTAATCAAATCCAGATTCTCAACCTCCGTACGCTTGATCACATCGTTGAATGACAAGGATCCTATCAATACGTTCGTGAGGCCATACATCCTGTCAACATTGAAGAAATTGTGCAGCGTCGGCCTGCGCAGGTCGCTGTCAACAAGCAGAACACGAGATCCCATTTGCGCAAACGTCGTCGCCAAATTGACGCAGGTTGTGGACTTTCCTTCCTTCGTCGCCGACGACGTCATCAATATCACACGTTTCGGGTTGTCTATATCGGAAAACTGAATGTTGGTCCGCAAACTCCTGTAAGCTTCGCTGATTGGCGACTTCGGCGAGAACTTTGTGATCATCTTCGACTCTAACCGAACTTCGTCGGCTCTCGTCAAAGACTTGCCTTTGCGCTTCATGCGACGGCGAATCTCGTCAACGTTCACTACAGGTATCGTTCCAAGCGGAGTCAAGCCCATTCGCTCAAGCTCTTCAGGCGTCTTAATTGTATCATCCAGAAGATCGATCAGCAACGTTATGCCAACTCCGAGCGCGAGACCAAAGAGCATCCCGAAGAGAATGTTGAGTTTCTTGCGCGGCTTAACCGGCTCTTCCGGCGGCTTGGCAGTATCCACGATCTCTACACCTGCAGACTTAGCTGCCTCGCTGATACGCGCTTCCTCATACTTCTCGTTAAGAATCAAATATAATTCTTCGTTAAGCTTTCGGTCACGGGTCAGCCGAGCCAGCACGAGAGTCTTTTCGGGCAATTGCTCAAGCTGGTAGTCAATGTTCGAAATTGCAGCGCGAAGTGCTTCGGCCCGGGCCGTCAGCGCTTTAATCTCAACTTCGCTCTTCAGAATATTGTCAAAGAGCTCCTGCGATGTCTTCAGCGGCTGAATTGACCCGCCAGATCCGGCAATCTTGCGAACTTCCTCAACGAGTTTGCCTTTGATCGTCTCGATCTCGTTCTCGAGAGCCTGAATGGTAACATCGGTGCCCGGCCCTGGATTGGACACGAGCGAAGCGAGACGGCTTTGCTTGTCTGCAATTTCCCGTTGAAGCGTTTCAATAATCGGGCTTGTGACGTTAGTCATGTCCTCGACCAACGCCCCGCGAACATCCTCAAGCTGACTTTTCAGATAGTCTTTTCTTCGAAGCTCGGCATTCAGGTCACTCTCAGTGGCGTTGTACAAAGCATGCATATCCGCGGACTGCGTGACCAAGTTTCTTGATTCCTCGTCCAAGGCGGCGACGCCACGACTCTCTTTATACGATCGCTCCAGTTCCTCGGACTGGGAAAGCTGATCGCGAACGACTTCAAGCTGCTGCTCAAGAAACTGCCTAATTTCGGAGACTTCACCACGAGCACTACGTAATTTGTAACGATAATACTCTTCAGCAATCGCATTGGCAAGGAATGCCGCTTCAAAGGCGGAGTGCGCTCGAACCGATACACGTAGAATGTCGGTATCCTTCAAGTTCTCCACACTGGTATTAAACCTCAGCATTCGAACACGATCATCAAAAGTTATCGTGTTCCCTTCCATATCAACTTCCCGCATGATTTCGAGTTCGCTGCGATACGGAGAGTCTGCCAGCGAGCGAAGCACATCCTCGGCTATGCGCCTGCTGCGCAGCAACTCCGTCTCATTCAAGTTTCTCGTCTTTCGATATGGAAGCGGCTCAGTATTGAGTATTGACGCGTCTACCGGATCCACATCCAGAATCAGCATGCTTGCCGATGCAGTGTATACGGGCTGCATTCGATACGTCAGGTATGTCGTTGCGGCGACGACCGCAAAAAAGCAGCCAATGATAATCCAGCGGCCACGGAACAAGACGCGGAAATACTCGGAGAATCGATTCTGGGATTCCTGAAAACTCAAGTTTACCTCTATTCTTAAGGCGAACTACCGCTAACGGTTCTAACTTCGGTGACTCCCGCGCTTTGGTGATCCACGTCTACAGGAGTCTGAAATGACAGTCCATATTTCCAGAAGAATGCCAGTCCCATGATTGTCAACGGCAAGTAGTTCAAAGCGTGAAGCAGGACGGCAAACGCCGCTGCGCGGTCACCCGGTACCTGAAAAAGACTAAGTCCCAATACCGCAACACCGTGATACGTCCCAACGGCGCCCGGTGCACCCGGAATTACAAACCCGATTGTAGTGACTACCAGCATGACCAGCACCGAACCCACCACGTCTTTATAGATCAGCGGATACTCCGGGCCAGTCAGTCTGACAGCCGCCATCACCAGATAAACCATGATTGCGTACATCGCCCATAGCACCAGTGAAGAAATCGCAAGCTTCCATGCTAACTCCCTCCGCCCCATCACGCCCAAACCAGCACTGAACGTGGAAAGAACAGTGAGAATCTTGCTGCCAAGTCTTGAAGGCAGAACGCTCAGCACTTTGCCTGTCCACTTCAGTGCGCGAGTGCGGTCAACTCCCAGCCACACACAGAATCCACCCAGAACAAACGCGGCGGCCGACAGTAAGTACGCAGCACTCCGCAATCTATCAGGGAGCGGATAAATAATCAGTGCGGCGCCAATATATGGCACCATGTACACAAGATCAATCAGTCTCTCGGCGACAATCGTTCCAAAAGCTGCCGACCGTGACATGCCGGTCAATTGATTGACGACTTGCGCGCGGTAGACTTCCCCCAGTCGCATTGGAAGAAGATTGTTTGCCATGTAGCCAATCGTCATCGTGCCAAAAGTCGGAACCAACCTTATGCTCGTCAATGTATTCAAGGTCAGCTGCCAACGCCAAGCACGGATAAAAAGCGTCGTAAAAAAGAACACCCCCGCGATGAGGATATACTTCCACTCCGCATGAGCTATTGCGCTACCTAACTCAGCAAGGTTGAACCGAGGGTAGCCAAAGAGCGCTTCGGCAATCCCCATCTTTCCTGTCAACAGATCCCCGAACTTCGGCTTGAATGCCGTCAGAAAGAGAAAGAATCCACTGATGCCGAGGCTGACCAGAATCCGAGTTAGTTTCTTATTCATGCAATAATCAGAAGCTATCTGGTTCTGAAGTCAATTCGATTTTCGGCTGGAACCGCGGGTGGAGAGAATAACGACGTATCCAGCCTCACAGACTCCTGCCACATGAGAATTTCGTAACGGCTGCTCACACCATCCTCACCCACAAAGCGAATCTCCTTGGGTACACGCTTGCTTCCAGAAAATACCATTTCGACTTCCCCCGTTACTTGCGGAGACGCAGCATCAAGAACAAGAATTGTGTCACCACCAGCTTCGATCAATCGATGCGGCAGCAGTTCCCGGTCAAGACTAAGGAGTATTGCCTCGGGAGACCACTCAGAGCGTCCCAGTGCATCCTCAATCAAGAGTGTCTGCTGTCCCTTCAAGAGTCTCCACTGCATGCTGCCAACTTCGCAGTGAGTCCACTCCGGCGTGTCATGATAGAATGCGTCAGGTCGACGAAAAACCAGCCGACCTTCAAGTCCTCCTTCCGGGAAATCCGATCCAGTGGCACGGTATCCGATTTCCAGCGAAGGCAAAGAACGCAAATGCCGTTCCACGTCGGCGTAGAACTCATTAGCTCGAGTGTCCGCCCAAACGGGAACGGCCAGGGTCAGGAATAGTACTGTCAGCTTATGAAAGTTGTTCAAGGTCCATCAAGGTTTGTTCATCGGCTAGCACTGCGCGTGCCTTTGATCCATCGAAGGGGCCGACGATACCGGCGCGTTCGAGCTGATCGATCAAGCGAGCAGCTCGGCTATACCCAACTTTTAGCCTGCGTTGCAATATCGAAACACTTCCTTGCCCAGTTCGCACGACAATCTTTGCCGCTTCAAGGAAGAATGGGTCGCGACCTTCCAGAATGGGATCGGAAGTATCAGAACCTTCGCGATCCTCCTGCGGATCCTGAGGGAGCACCAGTTTGTTTCTCGGCGATGGCTGCATTCGGATATGCGAAATCACACGTGCTATCTCTTTTGATGTAAGAAGCGCGCCCTGCACGCGTTGCGGTGCCGGTTCTTCCGGATGCTGGAACAGCATATCCCCTTGACCCAGAAGCATTTCCGCTCCATTCGTATCCAGAATCGTGCGAGAGTCAACCTTCATGGCAACTCTAAAGGCAATTCGCGCAGGGAAATTTGCCTTGATCACACCTGTAATTACGTCGACGGAAGGCCGCTGAGTTGCGACAACAAGATGTATTCCTACAGCGCGAGCAAGCTGTGCGAGGCGCGCGATTGGTTCTTCCACTTCCCGCTGCGCAGTGACCATCAGATCCGCAAGTTCGTCAATAATAACGACAATGTACGGAAGGATTCGGTCCCCTTCGCGTGGGGCTTCGCGTACCATCGAGTTATACTCAGCTAAGTGACGTGCTCCGCGTTCTGCAAGTAGATCGTAGCGTTGCTCCATTTCAACCAAGCAGCTTCGCAGCACTTTGACGGCTTCGTCAGGCTTTGTAACGACGTACTCGCTTAGATCCGGTCGGTGTGTAAGATGGTGATTTCGAAGCTCGTTGTATGCCGAGAGCTCGAGCTTCTTCGGATCAATCATCACGAACTGAACCTCTTCTGGCGTTGCGCGGAGGAGAATCGAAGTGATAATTGCGTTTACACAAACCGACTTGCCGGAACCAGTTGTGCCGGCTATCAGCAAGTGAGGGAGCGCGCCAAGGTCGGCTGTCAAAATCTCACCATTCACAGTTCGACCAAGAGCGATCGTCAGTTTCGAAGGCGATGAATGGAACTGCGGCGATTCAACGACTTCTCGAAACGTCACGAGAGCCGGCTTAGGATTCGCCATTTCAATTCCGACGGCCGCTTTGCCGGGGATGGGAGCGAGGATTCGCAATCCCCGAGCCTGCAATGCCAAGGCAATGTCATTCGCCAGTGCTTCGATTCGTGAGACTTTCACGCCGGGTGCCGGCGCAAGCTCAAACTGAGTAATTACAGGTCCGGGATTTACCTGAGTGACACTTGCTTTGACACCAAATGTTTCAAGGCTTTTTTCGAGCAAATAGGCGTTATGCTGTTGCTCTTCCTGAGACATCCCCCCTACCCGATCGGCCGGCGGACTGTTAAAACAATCTGCTGATGGATAAACGTATCCAGTCAAGTCATCCATCGGCATGACAAGCTGAGTTGCCGGCCTCTCGACCGCCCGTCGCGCACCAGTGAGCGGGTCAATCTCTTCGTTGAGATTATGAGCTACTTTGCCCGGACGACCGTCGGCCTGTGCAGATTGCGGCAGTATCTCACCATCACGCTGCGGGATAGG includes these proteins:
- the ispE gene encoding 4-(cytidine 5'-diphospho)-2-C-methyl-D-erythritol kinase, which codes for MTPPFTLSYPDYTELSDGFALRSPAKVNLSLRVLGKREDGYHELETVFQELDWYDELEFRQSREFTVRTEGADLPSDDSNLVVRAARLLARAGSLPLTGSVVLHKRLPIQGGVGGGSSNAAIALIGLNHLWGLSWPLSSLMPLARELGADCPFFLTGGLARANGRGDIVTPLEGRAEGVFLLVTPPYGSSTAHVFAEFQQRLTEVEKNVIFSPLQLAEKGGVYPETSPLNDLEIIVFHKVPALRLIRDQLLEAGARYALLSGSGSTVFGVFESQEQASEAAHKLAREKVRVTMSRAVARTRKTLG
- a CDS encoding polysaccharide biosynthesis tyrosine autokinase codes for the protein MSFQESQNRFSEYFRVLFRGRWIIIGCFFAVVAATTYLTYRMQPVYTASASMLILDVDPVDASILNTEPLPYRKTRNLNETELLRSRRIAEDVLRSLADSPYRSELEIMREVDMEGNTITFDDRVRMLRFNTSVENLKDTDILRVSVRAHSAFEAAFLANAIAEEYYRYKLRSARGEVSEIRQFLEQQLEVVRDQLSQSEELERSYKESRGVAALDEESRNLVTQSADMHALYNATESDLNAELRRKDYLKSQLEDVRGALVEDMTNVTSPIIETLQREIADKQSRLASLVSNPGPGTDVTIQALENEIETIKGKLVEEVRKIAGSGGSIQPLKTSQELFDNILKSEVEIKALTARAEALRAAISNIDYQLEQLPEKTLVLARLTRDRKLNEELYLILNEKYEEARISEAAKSAGVEIVDTAKPPEEPVKPRKKLNILFGMLFGLALGVGITLLIDLLDDTIKTPEELERMGLTPLGTIPVVNVDEIRRRMKRKGKSLTRADEVRLESKMITKFSPKSPISEAYRSLRTNIQFSDIDNPKRVILMTSSATKEGKSTTCVNLATTFAQMGSRVLLVDSDLRRPTLHNFFNVDRMYGLTNVLIGSLSFNDVIKRTEVENLDLITAGDIPPNPAEMVGSERMKAFLDEARARYDIVLLDSPPVVAVTDAAILTTRADATIVVVSSGMTGRSELKRAINLIQNVGSHVLGVVLNGLDIKKMYGSYYYYFHYYQYYYYYGSESGAKKKKRKVSRDHSTQRSSSDVSEMT
- a CDS encoding flippase-like domain-containing protein; the encoded protein is MNKKLTRILVSLGISGFFLFLTAFKPKFGDLLTGKMGIAEALFGYPRFNLAELGSAIAHAEWKYILIAGVFFFTTLFIRAWRWQLTLNTLTSIRLVPTFGTMTIGYMANNLLPMRLGEVYRAQVVNQLTGMSRSAAFGTIVAERLIDLVYMVPYIGAALIIYPLPDRLRSAAYLLSAAAFVLGGFCVWLGVDRTRALKWTGKVLSVLPSRLGSKILTVLSTFSAGLGVMGRRELAWKLAISSLVLWAMYAIMVYLVMAAVRLTGPEYPLIYKDVVGSVLVMLVVTTIGFVIPGAPGAVGTYHGVAVLGLSLFQVPGDRAAAFAVLLHALNYLPLTIMGLAFFWKYGLSFQTPVDVDHQSAGVTEVRTVSGSSP
- a CDS encoding DNA translocase FtsK, yielding MAVRRNPGQKAEPTRSAAPVVGGLVLLCLGVLLFVAMASHSMNDYPYRDFSSHPENAAGRFGEYMSALMGPLFLGQWPAVVFPLLLLIWGWTILRRHSARSALILSVWLFALGLWSSTSIGVLGEFIHRDSPSTYYVHSGQFGYWATGQLILLTGRIGAFLLMFVLLFVGLSMTIAGFAEWVERRAEQTAQLAGRARNLPLPSVVPAWRWIRSLLSKHSNREPSVQEIDIDRHIELPIPQRDGEILPQSAQADGRPGKVAHNLNEEIDPLTGARRAVERPATQLVMPMDDLTGYVYPSADCFNSPPADRVGGMSQEEQQHNAYLLEKSLETFGVKASVTQVNPGPVITQFELAPAPGVKVSRIEALANDIALALQARGLRILAPIPGKAAVGIEMANPKPALVTFREVVESPQFHSSPSKLTIALGRTVNGEILTADLGALPHLLIAGTTGSGKSVCVNAIITSILLRATPEEVQFVMIDPKKLELSAYNELRNHHLTHRPDLSEYVVTKPDEAVKVLRSCLVEMEQRYDLLAERGARHLAEYNSMVREAPREGDRILPYIVVIIDELADLMVTAQREVEEPIARLAQLARAVGIHLVVATQRPSVDVITGVIKANFPARIAFRVAMKVDSRTILDTNGAEMLLGQGDMLFQHPEEPAPQRVQGALLTSKEIARVISHIRMQPSPRNKLVLPQDPQEDREGSDTSDPILEGRDPFFLEAAKIVVRTGQGSVSILQRRLKVGYSRAARLIDQLERAGIVGPFDGSKARAVLADEQTLMDLEQLS